A stretch of Pseudomonas taetrolens DNA encodes these proteins:
- a CDS encoding HPr family phosphocarrier protein, giving the protein MPALEIEIINKLGLHARASAKFVGIAGKYPCQIQAGRSPESMVDGKSIMAMMMLAAGKGTTIHLKTEGEQEQEALEALVTLINNYFDEGE; this is encoded by the coding sequence ATGCCTGCTCTGGAAATAGAAATCATCAACAAACTGGGCTTGCATGCTCGTGCATCCGCCAAGTTCGTGGGCATCGCCGGGAAATACCCCTGCCAGATCCAGGCAGGCCGCTCGCCGGAATCCATGGTCGACGGTAAGAGCATCATGGCAATGATGATGCTCGCTGCTGGCAAAGGGACTACCATTCATCTCAAGACTGAAGGTGAGCAAGAGCAGGAAGCGCTGGAAGCGCTGGTGACATTGATCAACAACTACTTCGATGAAGGCGAGTAA